CTTATGAACCATTATAACTTGTCCTAAAAACTATAATTTGGGGTTTCACATTGGGGTGTGTGCCGAACTCTTAGTgaccagtaacttcctggagtcttcagtggttgcctggcaacataACCTCCAAATAAAATGGCACTTTGTTCAAGATATAATATTCCTGAGCTTTAGAAGTGCTGTTAAGTGGATTTTGTATTTACTGCTGTATTCCCGTTCCTAGTCTTTTGATAAGCTAAGCGACTGCTGGCTATAActtcatatttaatggacaGACACAAGAGTGTTCTTCTCTTCCAACTCTggacaagaaagcaaataaacaacTCAACTTGGTTTGAGGCTGGGTACAGGTAAATTAAGTTAAACACTTCATAAAAAAGGACTTTGAATTTGAAAACCCAGAAGCACAATTGCAAACAGAGCTGTTTTTTATTGGCTGAATGTCATTTGGCAGCAACATAACTTCAGAGAGTCATCTGTGCCCAAGTTGGATGAGCattgtttataaaaaaaacagcacagatGTTTAATATATCAAAGAGATCTTTCTTAAAATCTGAATAGCTAATGCCAAACATATACAGACTGCAGTGATAATTGGACAAAGTAGAAAAATACTGATATGACCCACCTTTGTAGCACTCTTTTTAAGTGTGATCTTTTTTTCAGTATTTGCATGAATATAGCAAAGTTATAGATAAAAGTACCCTCGGCTTCCATCAGCCTCATTGTCACCATAATGGTTAGCACTACGCAGAATGAGAAAGCTTTTAACAAACACTCACTCTCCAAACTTTTTGAGCCGAGGGGCAAATGTTCAATCATGTTATGGGGATTAAACTCTATTATTGAACCTCTCTCTTCCTGAGGTCTGACAATAGCTATTGTGTCCCTGCAGTGCGCCTGCCATGCTGACTCCAGTGTCTGGTTCCTCGTCTGCCTCCGTCACGTCCTCTGATAAGTACGCTGTCTTCAAGCAGCTGTCTGTGGATCAGCCTGCAGAGCCTACACCCCCTGCCTCAGGTAACTTCCAGACCTCACATAGGGTGGACGGTATGTTAGGAATATTGTCTGCTCTCCATGAAACGCTGCAGCATGGTGAACCCTGGGAAGAAAAGATAGGGTGCATCCCAAGTCTCTTAATTACATCTGCGTTTCTCATttgcgtcttttccttgcgtcttagtccctcccactgGGGATGCATgaagagacgcaaggaaaccatgcgaggacagaggaaacaaggaaatatgtttttagagaaatGAGGCgtcctttcctctgaagcgtcacgtgaagcgacgtccgtttctgatgacggcagcagctgatcacagctggatcagctgtcagtcggctttaacagctgtagAGACTTTTGATtcagtttgtgtctgaactgtattaatactaataaagacacacaGTTATCAGTGGCAGAGTAGCAGGGTTTTCTCTCTGttgcctgttacctgtttaacaaacacctgcatgAATAACAACCTGCATTCTGTGTAGCTACTGTGTCCTGCCTGGAGGCACACCATTTCTACTGGCAGAATGcctttacattatttatttgttatttgcaactgtatttattgatattctgtgaattcattatttaaaaaccAAGAATATGATTAtggtgcattttgaacacatttatttattaggctaaatgtTTCAAGGAAAATTGAAATCATGTAACTCTTATCCAACCtgacgctcaggaattatcaacctcacatgtgactgaaatgatgataaattatgtaaaaagtgtttgttgctgacagacagactctcctattctctctgactttaattgtatccttaataaaagttaatagGGGAAATATCAgatcacaaaaagaaaaaggtggCGTGTAGGTCGGTGAAAGACTTCCGTGAAGGCTGCTCTCGTGTATCCTCGTTCCACTGAACAATAAGAGCTTTGAGACGGTCTTCAAGATAGCGGACCAGATGGCAAATAAGAGAATTGGGATGTACCCATAAAGTAGGTTAGGGATGGAAAAAATATGATCTTAAGATGTTTAAACCAACTTGGCAACACAGATAATGTCTCATCTCTCATACGGGTTTCCACACATTTCACCATGACAGAGGAATAGTGCAACCATTTTTTCTCAGACCCAAAGATATTGTCCTTTTCTAACCACCTCCATCTAGCATTTTTCATAGCAAACTGCATTGAGGCAAAACCTGCCTACCCGTTAAATGTGTTGTATTTTCTGTTCATACTTTACCCGTTCTTCTTTATTTGTTCTGATCCAGATATTGGAGACAAATACAGTGTGTTCAGACAGCTTGAGCAACCTGCTGACAAGAAACCAGTCGGTAAGAAACTCAGCTGCCCTTTCTTACACATTCAAGTCTCTTTCTGTAtctaaaaaacacactttggcaaatcttttgctttttaaaaatacatttctgggtATTCCTAAGAGAAATCCCTTTGGCCTCTTTGCCAAATGACAAAGAGGACCTATTGGGCTCTGAGATGGTCCCTAGTGTGAGATTCCCTCTAATTAAACACTGTATTATAACTTGGGGAAAGTTGTCAGGTCACTACAATGCCTTATTTTAATGCCATTTTTTACACAGTATCTTGTTTTGCAAGCCTGCAGTGTTGATACCAGTGTGTTTCCCGTCCCTGTTTCATTAGAACAGTTTCCGATGGGGACAGCTCTTACAACTCCAGTAAGTCATGCTTTGCGGTGACCTTTCCTTGGCATTGTCAGGCTCCATCTCCTTAATGAGCCCATTAGTTATCTCTTTTCCACCGTACACCAGCAGTGTGAACAGATTCTCTGTTTTCAGCTCATGCATATATTATACCGCAGTGGATTAACAACTGCTGAAACTTGAGAATgcattctgacttttttttctttgtggtttATACCAGCGGCTTGTTTCCAAAGATTTGAGACGAAAAGATTCTGTTCTTTTTATAGCATATATGGAGTTTTGtcgttgcaaaaaaaacacccatCTTAACTGGTAATCTCAGAAAAtagttaatatatatttttattattatattatattattttcccAGGATATTTATTTACCAAACCAGTATTAACGGTGGTTTCCAAGACTGAAGTCAAATCTATCTTCTCCAAACCATTTTGACAGGATTGCCCCGGAAAAAAACCAACTAACATTTACAGTTACATTATTTGTGGGAACACACAAAGCTAGCCAATTGCAACTAATGGGAATTAAATTTGCACTTGTTCCACTTGGAGAGGTGAGGGATTttcagacacaaagagacaaaataacTTGTtaagatggacattttttttttgcagaattgCTTTTTCATGTTCTGTTCCAGTTTGAACAGTTCATCGCATGGTAGTGTGGATTTATGTGTCTTTAGATGATGTAGCTATTTTTGTGCAGTGATGTGTGCTGTTGATTGGTCACTCTACAGCCCACTGCTCATCTGAGGACTGGAAGTTTACCATGAGCATTCACAAAGCGACAGAGCTATGACTAATCCACTCGCTTTCTTTCTTATAGGATTGTccaatgacatcatcatttcTGGTGCAGCTGTCAGTTTGTCATTATGACTCTCTGCCAtgatcaatatattttttttaatgatcttAAATTGTTCTCTTTGGTTCGCAGGGGAAGGATTTGCAGATTTCAAGTCTGTCAGCGCTGATGATGGCTTCACAGACTTTAAAACCGCCGACAGCGTCTCCCCATTAGACCCTTCAGACCAGGCCAAGATCTTTCAACCCGCCTTCCCTTCTGCTTTCCCAATCTCTCAATCTCTACAACAACtaccacagcagcagcaaaagcCAGCAGTGTCTCTTTCTCAGCCCAAAAATCCTCTCAACATGGCCGACCTGGACCTTTTCTCTTCTATAGCACCCTCTGTTCCTGCCCCCACAGAGACAAAACCCAACACATTCCCCTCTGTACCCCCCTCTCTAGTGCTTCTACCAGGTGGAGCCAAACCTCCAGGGGGAGGTGCAGATGATTTTGGTGATTTTGCCCTCTTTGGCTCGTCCTCTGATGCTGCTCaagcttcagcagcagcaggaggagctgtGGCAGCGCCTCAGGACGACTTTGCGGACTTCATGGCGTTCGGCAGTTCTGGTGGGGAGCCTAAAGGCGAGAGCAGCAGTGTGGGGGTCCAAGGGGAGACCTCCACTCAGCAGCGGCCTCAGCAGACCTCAGACAAGTACGACGTATTCAAACAGCTGTCTCTAGAGGGAGGCCTGGCCTACGACGATACTAAGGAGAGCGGCGGTGGCTCCTTCTCTTCCCTCAAGAGTGACACCGATGACTTTGCCGACTTTCAGTCCTCGAAGTTCTGCACAGCGCTCGGGGCTTCGGAAAAGACTCTGGTGGACAAGGTGGCCGCTTTCAAACAGGCCAAAGAGGACTCTGCCTCCGTCAAGTCCCTCGACCTCCCGTCCATCGGGGGGAGCAGCGTAGGAAAGGACGACTCCGAGGACGCGCTCTCAGTGCAGCTGGACATGAAGCTCTCGGACATGGGCGGAGACCTGAAACACGTGATGTCGGACAGCTCTCTGGATTTGCCGGGTCTCTCGGCCCACCAGCCCCCCGCTACAGGTGAGGAACTAGTGCGATTGCTCTGGTGAGGCCCCATCCAGTCACACACAGTATTAATTCCAAGGCCAGCAGTGGTCTCTTCTCCTCAGTGCCCACTTGTGGCCACCAAACAGGGGGTCAAAGGGCAAGTAATGAGGTCCTAATCGAATTGAATATGCTCAAATACTGAAGACAGACGTAATGCTACATGAATAACATATCAGATTAGATGCATCATATCTTTCATTCTACATTTCATCATTCATCTCATCttatttattgatatatttatttatttatgtatttatttgaatcCTTAGTTTCCATATTgcccctcccccctcccatGCATATAATATAATTGTAATAACAGAAAGGTCCTGTCCCatatctcttatttatttacaaatgatgAGTGTCTGGTTTTGACGTGTTGGCAGTCATAGTTCATAGACGAGGTCCCCGGCTGCTGTCTGTGTGACTCGGATAAGCTCCCTGTTTGCTGTGTCcacgctgcagcagcagacatcACATCCCTTCAGTGTACCTTTTGTCTCCACAGGCTGAACTCTGTGTTTGCGTGTTGTTGACGTGTCGTGCAACGCAAACGGAGAGGTTGAATTGAATACAGACGGGTACAGGAGGTTGTTACGGTGGCGATCCTCTTGTTTATTCTCATCGCAGGTTTCAGACAATAGGCTGCAGTTTACCAAAGGCATTATCTGTAAGCCATCATTCACCTTTTTCACTGTTGACATTCGGTTTGGGCTGAGTGCATAATATAATTTTGATTAGCTGAAAATGAATTGTTTCCTTTAATAGGAAACAAGCTATTTTGAAACAGAGCGACGGTGAATTGTGTCACAAAAGAAGCTGAGATGTTAGGCATATCATAGCTGGATGCAGTATAATTTTCAGGCCGGAGTGTTTGAGTGTGAGTGCGTGCTTTTTGCGTCTTTATGTACATCAGCTATTGTATTACCCTGCAGTATTTCAGACTTACCATGCAGTATTATTTGGATCAAATTGCCCTCTAATTATTATGAGATGTTTCCATAATAGCGTGTCGGCTTTTTTCTCCCCTACCTCACGTCCATGAAAGTGGAGTTACGTAAAACTTGTTGTTGTTGGGTTTATTATTCTTTACTGGTGCATTGCCTATCCGGGGCGTGGTCGTTTGGAACGGGccaagtgctgcttgcagcattCTCAAGAACTGCTGCTACGATCGACTTCACGCTCGACAttgcactcccttgggtcctcagcaatacacccgccaagtgtgaagtcgatcggagGAACGCTTCttgatatacacacacacacacacacacacttttatacAGACAGAGAGTCAACTCAGtccgcagagccctgaagccccgcccccactACTGCACAGAGCGCCGTTCGCTTGTTTCTTCAAGGTTTATTGATATTGAACTTGTTGAACTTGGACACTGCACGTCCTTGAGTCCCAAGCAATACATCCGTCAAGTGAGAAGAAGATCGGTTGGATGATTCCTGAGATATGCgaatgatacacacacacacacacacacacacatgcgtacatgcagacagagattccttcctTAAAAGGAAATCAACCCAGTTTCAGTAATAATCAGGTAATGTCCATGTCAgcgctccctcctcctcctctctccagtcCTCATCATTTATTCATCGAGCATATCACCTTCCATGTCATGGCTCATGTTTCACAGAACACATTCAAGATGAATTCTTAATGTAACCCGAGACAGCATGTAACTGTTGTCAGGTGAAAGCCTTGCAACTCAAAACATTTTGGGATTaaaatttttaaaaacttttttgaaGGCTTTTCTGGGGTTTGAGAAAGTTGTACAAGTTGTGTGAAATCTTCACCTGACAACAGcgacactctttttttttttactcatgcTTTCAACTTTCTGCATTGACAGCAGTTGTTTATTTCAACATATCAGTTGATTATCACTTAAACAACGTGTATATCATATCATTTCATCCAAAGGAATTGATAATTCCTCTTCCTGATCAGAAGAAATCATCAATGTAAACATCCCCATTTGCCTTATTTCAGTTTCTGTACAGGGGCCGAACCGAAACCGGCCCCTCTGTACTGACAGAGTAAGATGATGTGTTCAAACAACGGGTCCATGGAGCTGCAGTAAAACACTTAGGCTACTGCTGATAACAGTGCCCAGTTTAACATTGATACATTCCTAAGAAGCTTTTACACTACTGTAAAAGCCGCTCCACCTTTCCTAGGCTCTCATCCTTATTTATCCGACGCTCCCGTTCTCGGAGAGCTCTGGGACTAACCTGTTGTTAAAGTGTAGCAGGCCGAGCAGTTTGAGCACCTCACCATGCTTTGCACTGTGTTTCTGAACGTGTACGTAATCTTAAAGAGACAGTATTTCTTTTGCGAGGTTCCTTTTTTTAAGgaatctttaatttattttaatttttttaccatTATCTGTGATATATTGCAGCATGAATTTATCATGTGTGGCTCTACGGTCTGGCTCTCTGAGAACATAATGACGTTAGTATTACCCTTCCTGCCTTGCTTTTTGCTGCAGTGTGCCTGCCTTTTCAATTTGTGAAATTGACAAGAACATGAAATACAAGATACCATTTTATGCATAACAGTATTGCAAGTTGTTTTTATCGAAAGgaaaaatgtatacatacagatTTAATAGTGTATTTTTATTACAGGAATATGAGCTCTTATTATGAAAAGACTCCTTGATCTTGTTGTGATTTGCCAACTACCAGTATGTAAATTaaatgtagcctacagtatttagtaagataaaaaaaatattttaggtTAACATTTCAAACTGGACATTGTTGTCTTGAGTAATATTGTTGTGCTATTATTTAGGGGATCATAAGAGTTTGTGCACATTAGCCTGCTTTGACAAACAATCACTGTAGCAAGAGAAAAAGGATACTGTCTCTTTAAATCTGTTTCTGCATCTGTGATTGGATGTAATTAAGGCCCTTTCTGGGATGCCAGGTGTAAGGATGGCCCTCTTTGTTTTCTGTAACCCTTTGAGTGCTTGAACAAGATCACTTCATGTTTTTACATGCAGATTTAATGCAGATATTGTGATCACCTCTTATTTTACTATTACAATAACACCAGGACTAAAATCTTATATCATAATTGTAAATGTAAAGATAGCAGCCTCTTAAATTTTGGCTTTTTGAAGTCCTCACTGCTCCTAAAGTGCAGTTTGTACACAGCCTTTCCAAACAAGCATTGCTTTTTGGGATGCTGTACCAATTTCCCCTCAGGTCCTCAAAGGGTTAATGCTTCCTGCCTTGAGCTTGTTCTTTGAATTATCTTTTTTCAACCTGGCTTTTCAAGTGTTCTGTACTCATATCTTTTCCAAAACACCTGTTGCTTTACATCCTAATAGTAAaacacagtttgtcatctcccCAGAATTACTGATTTTAGTCTGTGAATGTGCCTTCTCATTCTGGTTCCTGCTTCTATATCCTCAGATTATCTTTGTTTTACCTACtcgctgtttgtttttcttacttttttctCCTGACTCTGCATGCCCTTGTATTCTAAAATGACTGAAATCTAATTTTACAAGTGTTAGTTTGACAAACCTCTTGTAATGATAGACCTCTTTCACAGTACTTTGTgacctttctctctttctctctactcATGTTGTCGTAATAAATATTACTGTTGGTATTGCTCAAATGCGTACCGTCTTattttcttcctttcctttttcttgAGAAGCCGCAAAGTGATCTAATGACGCAAGGCTTACAGCGCTAGGTCCTTGTCAATTTcacaaattgcttttttttgtatctgaGGGGTTCTGTCAAGCAAAATAGGAAGGGTTCAAACAAGGTCGATTTGTGTTTGTGAGCGTGTGTGAGAGAAGCTGAGAGGGAGACCTGAATAATACTTTAAGTGTTGACAAATGTGTGCAAGCGGTGTCAGTCAGTATTAATCACAATCTGTGTTCTGTCAACACAACACAGTGCAAGAAACTGAGCAGATGTAGTGACAGGAAAGATCCTTTATTGATGTTGTTCGAGCCTCGAGACAAAATCCTTCAGTTTGCATTTAGTATGAAGAGATCAACTCTGATTATTGTTTAGGAACGCTGTTTTGTCACCTATGAGACGTACCCAGAGTAGAGGGAATTGtccactgcaaaaaaaaagcagtgttAGTATTCATTGTGTTTCATTAAAATGACGGCAGTAATTTTCTCCTCATAAACATGATTCAGCTCAGACATCAAAACAATTTGTTTACTGTTTGCGAGATGATTTATTAAACAGAACTCTCAAAAATGTGGGTGAGAGGATGTATTACCGTTACAACAACAATAATTAGTCAGGCGCTAGTATTATAATGAAGAAAACCGTCATCGCAAATGTGCTGAATTATGGTGTATGTGATTGCCTGTGTATTGCAGAATTTGTTTTCACGTCTTTAAAGTGCAAAATATGGGGACTGGGTCCTTTTTATAATACATCTCATTCTTGACACTATTGACTATGCAACATAGGTGATAGAGGCTCAGTTCTCCCAAATAACAAAACAACCTGTAGTGGTGGTGTCGTAGTTTAGGTTTTATCTGCACATGTTCTGAGATATCTGTGAGATTTTGACCTCCATCCCAGcacaatggaggtgaatggactTTCATTTTGTGGTGCTTACGGGAttgaaaaatgacatttcaAAGATTTAACAGAAATATCTCTTTTCAAAAGCAATGTTCAGGTTATTCCGGATAATCAACAAAGGACTGCTTTCATAGGGGACCATTGCATTCCAATGAAAACTGTCCACATTGAGGTGTGCACATTATCCAGGGTAACCTGGGATATTGTTTTTAGAAAGagataataataactttatttatatagcacctttcaaaacagggttacaaagtgctttacaaataatacaaaatactgTATGCTGGAGCTAGACCCTGAagtgtttttaaacttttgctTAATTCTCAATactgtgagcaccacaaacaaaattCCATTGACCTCCATTGTATTTGGTTGGAGGCAGAAATGTCAGACAAATATATCAAAACCtgggaaaaataaaacaaaaccactCTGTCTGCAGGGCTAGACACCACTAGAGGTACGTGAGGAAATATAAGACTTGCTTCCCATCAGGTGAAAAGACATTTCACTTCAACAGTTAGTTAAGTGACACAGTGATAATCCAACAGAAATCTCATCCTGGTCCATTAATCTACCTCCTATCATGACAGCATCTGTGCTATTCCTAGGAACCATCGGTATGTCTGTGTTGTCATTACAGAAGGAGACGACATGAAATTTGACCCCTTTGGGACGTCGGACCTCAGCACCCTGGCCAGCTATGACTGGTCGGACCGGGAGGACTGTGAGGTCAGAAAGTTGCAGGGCTTTGAAGGAGCTTCCCTTCCATCTTTAGCGCCAGCACAGAGGAAGGAGCTGACCTTCGGCAGCACCGAAAACATCACAAGCAGCTCCGTAGCAAAGAGCGCGACCTCCTTCCCCGCTGACGACGGCTCATCCACGGATGACAAGTTTGAAGCCTTTGCCGATTTTGGCTCCGGCGACAACGGAGGTGTCGACAACGAGGACGACTTTGGAGACTTTGCAAGTACTGTTTCCGAAAAGTCAGACTCGCCCACCGCCACCGCCGAGGGCGGCTCTGAGGAAAACCAAAGCGAGGCTTCTGACGAGTTCGGAGCCTTTCAGGGGGACAAGCCGAAGTTTGGCAAGTCTGACTTCCTCAAAGCCAGCGCTCAGACCAAAGTCAAGTCCAGCGAGGAGATGATCAAGAACGAACTGGCAACCTTTGACTTGTGTGTTCAAGGTGAGTCACaagcttttattattttctgacatctatatataaaccaaacagtcaatcaatcaagaaaatcatcagcagattaattgataatgaaaatagccataaattgcagccctaaatcagttgtttagaaaatgtatttaacatattgaaaaatgcacaatttactagaaaccaagatgatgtcttcaaattggtTTGTCCAAAATCTAAAGTTATTCAGTTTACAGAGATATTAATCAGAGACGAGCAGGAAATCACAGTTGAGAAGCTTGAATAAGTGAATGCGTGCTGCATGTTCTCAACACATTTTCTGTGAATCAACTAATTTGTTTCAGCTCTATAAAGCGATGTTAATAACATGTTGAccaaacattacatttttcattacGACCGTGACTCTATTGGCTAACTCTAAACCCGTGGCCCCTAAAATGGCGCGACGGCGCTCTCCTCAAGCCTCTTCTCCCACCCCACCCCCACACGTTCAGCCCATCAGAACTGTAATAAAGCTGTCAGACATTAGATGGCAGTGTTGAGATGACAGCTCTGCCGTGGTGCCAGTGACTGGTGAGATGGATTAGCGGAGGCCAACAGATCCATGAGCACAAATTAACCGTATCCACTGAAAGGCTGTTCATTTTTTAACTGCTGTTTGCTGGTGTCATGTTTCACGAATAATTTATCAGCGTTTCCTGCACTGTGATAAAAGCCCATTTGCCCCATAGATTTATCTCCCTGTGCTGGATTTAATTTGTGTAAGAAAGAGAGCTTTGCTTTTCTCCTCATCGCCCAGTGAAACAGTAATCTGATCATGGTGGCGCTTCTGGCTTGTGGGGAGGATGACGCATGTCTCTGTGGGTGGTGGAGGAGTTTGGGGAGGTAGATTACCTGTGTCTGgataaaccacacacacacacacacacacacacactatgcacTAACTGCCAGCCCCACTGGAATAGCCTATGTTTGTTGTGGTGCCCTGCCAGgatttgtctgtctgtgagtCCCTATGAATAATTCATACCTGCATATTTGTGCCTCTGTTTAGTACGTAATTATTGTGAGTCACAAATTAAGCATTTACTCATGCTGTCCTTGTCCGGGAGGAATTAGCTGCAACAGAATGAAAGTGCAATGATTGCAAACAAACAGGTGCATATCTCAAAATGAGTCAGCACCACGGGTTGCTGAACCGatatagaaaaacaaaaaaagtttattatgtgtgtttgtggttctCGCTTCGCCTCAGGCTCCCACAAACGCAGTCACAGTCTGGGCGACAAGGAGATTGGGCGTTCGCCCCCGTCTCCGGCTCCAGAGCAGCCCTTCAGAGACCGATCCAACACCCTGAGCGAGAAGCCCGCCCTGCCTGTCATCAGGGACAAGTACAAGGACCTGActggggaggtggaggtgaggtTAACTGCACGTAAACTGCACCACATGTTAGCACTGTTATCAACCACCGGATTTCAGCACAATACTCAGGACTGTGAAAGGTTGCAGAATACAGACATGTTCCccctttttctctgtttccttTGTGTTCATGTGAGATAATTTTGCGCTCTGTTGTTGCAGGAGAGCGAGCGTTACGCATACGAGTGGCAAAGGTGTCTGGAAAGTGCTCTGGAggtttgtatttgtttgtgtccTGCTTCTGACCTTGTCCCATGGCTAGATTTAATTGTGAGAGTGACAATACAAATGTAGTAGAATAATTAAGATATCCAAAATGCGCTGAAATGTTTTCCAACATGAGGACATTTTTCTTATCACTTACATTTTGGGACAAATCATTTTCTTTCCCCCTGcaaacacactttttaaaaatgtgaaaactctGGCGCGCTGTCTCCCTggaatgtttatttattcacgACATTTCGGTCTGGTCAACTTTATAACGACTGAAACGTTAAATTAATATTCCAGCAGTAATATTGACTGTGCGcttttgttttctcatttttattaaagtttttgaaacacaaaaaaaacaccacttatTGCCAGAAAAAGTGTCTCTTGGCCAAAAAACTAGTCTGTGTCAAATCTAactttgtggttattttttcAGCAAGAAATCTCATAAACTAGTGAAGGCAGAGGATGTAATAGTGatgaaaatgtatatatgtatacagtatatactgtatgtcataaCACTTGGCTTCCGTCTTCCCACATTAAGGTCATCACCAAAGCCAACAACATCCTGAACGGCATCAGCAGCTCCTCTGTCTGCACCGAGGTCATCCAATCCGCTCAGGGCATGGAGTACCTGCTGGGTGAGGAATcaaaagccacacacacactcatgtgcacacacactcatgcacacacacacacacacacacacacacacacacacacacacacaccacagtgaGCAAGCCAGGGCTGGCTGTATAGTGTGAACACGAGGCTGTTAAAGAACCCTGTGTGTGGCCTTACACCCTctgaaggacagagaggacaagaTTAAAAACAAGCTCTGGTGTGATGGCTTATCTCTGCCTGGTCTGACAAGGTCCTGCTCCCTCATTGTGCTCCTCTGCTTTTAATGAGCTGCGAGCGGCGAACGTGTCACAGCGAGGGGCTGAACACAGTGTGCCTCAACTGAAAAATGGAA
The Sebastes fasciatus isolate fSebFas1 chromosome 7, fSebFas1.pri, whole genome shotgun sequence genome window above contains:
- the synrg gene encoding synergin gamma isoform X7, yielding MALRPGSGGGSSFMYPVGGGLGPPQGMVPMQQQQQQQQQQGFPMVQVMQPNMQSMMGMNFGGQMPPGAMPMQGGMAIGMQTPGMQYMGQPQYMGMRPAGPQYTADMQKQMAEEHQKRLEQQQKMLEEDRKRRQFEEQKQKLRLLSSVKPKTGEKSRDDALEAIKGNLDGFSRDAKMHPTPSSQTKKPAGVGVYPQQEHHQPMLPAWIYNDSHVPEMFKKVLEFTMTPAGIDTANLYPILMSSGLPREALGQIWATANRTTPGMLTKEELYTVLALIGVAQSGLPAMNVEILNQFPSPPVPNLPALAMAMGPVMPQHQHQQPMMTKPPVSMAMAMPSPAPPVMAMKPAAPAQAPTNTNFIASFPPAQGTKADDDDFQDFQEAPKAGAGDQAFTEFQGESGGSFPTTIASQHQNSAPAMLTPVSGSSSASVTSSDKYAVFKQLSVDQPAEPTPPASDIGDKYSVFRQLEQPADKKPVGEGFADFKSVSADDGFTDFKTADSVSPLDPSDQAKIFQPAFPSAFPISQSLQQLPQQQQKPAVSLSQPKNPLNMADLDLFSSIAPSVPAPTETKPNTFPSVPPSLVLLPGGAKPPGGGADDFGDFALFGSSSDAAQASAAAGGAVAAPQDDFADFMAFGSSGGEPKGESSSVGVQGETSTQQRPQQTSDKYDVFKQLSLEGGLAYDDTKESGGGSFSSLKSDTDDFADFQSSKFCTALGASEKTLVDKVAAFKQAKEDSASVKSLDLPSIGGSSVGKDDSEDALSVQLDMKLSDMGGDLKHVMSDSSLDLPGLSAHQPPATEGDDMKFDPFGTSDLSTLASYDWSDREDCEVRKLQGFEGASLPSLAPAQRKELTFGSTENITSSSVAKSATSFPADDGSSTDDKFEAFADFGSGDNGGVDNEDDFGDFASTVSEKSDSPTATAEGGSEENQSEASDEFGAFQGDKPKFGKSDFLKASAQTKVKSSEEMIKNELATFDLCVQGSHKRSHSLGDKEIGRSPPSPAPEQPFRDRSNTLSEKPALPVIRDKYKDLTGEVEESERYAYEWQRCLESALEVITKANNILNGISSSSVCTEVIQSAQGMEYLLGVVEVYRVTRRVELGIKATAVCSEKLQQLLKDISRVWNNLMGFMSLAKLAPDESSLDFSSCILRHGIKNAKELACGVCLLNVDARSKNKDESTLGRLFKRAFNSETDNFKLLYGGHQYHASCANFWINCVEPKPPGLILPDLL